One region of Populus trichocarpa isolate Nisqually-1 chromosome 4, P.trichocarpa_v4.1, whole genome shotgun sequence genomic DNA includes:
- the LOC18097312 gene encoding F-box protein At3g07870 — protein sequence MTRKPSKAFLFAKERRSKKRRNISRPGGIGKLSKNDLINILSRLTAKTILTCCSVCKSWRTLISDPEFANRHFERDHDQEEVVLRPDGPGSLSRTLILIDLDRLKPYAQFSLPLNDQLPFSGIEVVNSCNGLLYLSSYLDKNPVLVCNPITREYINIPATHTDHQQERLQAVASGLGFSLKSNQYKLLRIFDVGYGHGFDNLRSHGRQAEIYTLGKGSWRVIDQFPPRIPHSFLFGTYLKGTISWACANDINDKFDFIISFNFDKEQFEFVSLPPYSAANHKGISDLRMQGLGGCISVCDFSCAEYFDIWLLKDFGGKKKIWSKDYRIHMLHGKVHQPIRILNNEEILMIQGLNAMVSYNHLRMKLRRHKICGIQSHFGASIHIPSFVSLKDIVGGDEVEVLIVKVKCM from the coding sequence ATGACAAGAAAGCCCAGCAAAGCTTTCTTGTTCGCTAAAGAACGACgtagtaaaaaaagaagaaatatttcCAGGCCAGGAGGGATAGGAAAACTTTCAAAGAACGACCTCATCAATATTTTATCGCGACTCACCGCCAAAACTATTTTGACATGCTGCAGCGTTTGCAAAAGCTGGCGCACTTTAATCTCTGACCCGGAATTCGCTAATCGCCACTTTGAAAGAGACCATGATCAGGAGGAGGTTGTGCTTCGTCCAGATGGTCCTGGATCCCTCTCAAGAACCCTCATCTTGATTGATCTTGATCGGTTAAAGCCTTATGCACAGTTTTCTCTCCCCCTAAATGATCAGCTTCCTTTTTCTGGGATTGAAGTTGTGAATTCATGCAATGGCCTGCTGTACTTGTCCAGTTACCTTGACAAGAACCCAGTTCTTGTATGCAACCCAATTACGAGAGAGTACATCAACATTCCAGCAACTCACACAGATCATCAGCAAGAAAGGCTGCAGGCCGTGGCTTCTGGGCTTGGCTTTAGTCTAAAGAGTAATCAGTATAAGTTGCTGAGGATATTTGATGTGGGATATGGTCATGGTTTTGATAATCTACGGTCACATGGAAGGCAGGCTGAGATATACACCCTTGGCAAAGGATCATGGAGAGTGATCGATCAATTTCCCCCACGAATCCCACACTCTTTCTTGTTTGGAACTTATTTGAAAGGAACTATTTCTTGGGCTTGCGCTAAcgatattaatgataaatttgatttcataatttctttcaaCTTTGACAAGGAGCAGTTCGAATTTGTTTCGCTGCCTCCTTACTCTGCTGCAAATCACAAGGGTATAAGTGATTTAAGAATGCAAGGACTTGGAGGGTGTATCAGTGTATGCGACTTTTCTTGTGCTGAGTATTTCGACATTTGGCTCCTGAAAGATTTTGGGGGCAAGAAGAAAATCTGGAGCAAAGATTATCGTATTCATATGTTGCATGGAAAGGTTCATCAGCCTATAAGAATTCTGAATAATGAGGAGATTTTGATGATTCAAGGTTTGAACGCCATGGTTTCTTACAATCACTTGCGTATGAAACTCAGGCGTCATAAAATTTGTGGGATTCAATCACATTTTGGAGCAAGTATTCACATTCCTAGTTTTGTTTCGCTCAAGGATATAGTAGGAGGCGATGAGGTGGAGGTGCTAATTGTCAAGGTAAAATGCATGTGA
- the LOC127905249 gene encoding guanine nucleotide exchange factor SPIKE 1-like has protein sequence MIETRTAALQNELEEPRSSEGDQLPRLQSLQRILQGNVAVQVNSGVLSVCTAFLSGEPAARLSLQELQQLIAALLEFMAVCKRAIRVHFRLIGEEGQDFVLFGCTTAFEWISVPHCSVISLHPRHSC, from the exons atgattgaaacTCGCACAGCTGCCTTACAAAATGAGCTCGAGGAGCCCCGCAGCTCTGAAGGTGATCAACTTCCACGTCTCCAAAGTTTGCAGAGAATTCTCCAAGGCAATGTTGCAGTTCAA GTAAACAGTGGAGTTTTGAGTGTCTGCACGGCATTCCTGTCAGGTGAACCTGCTGCAAGGTTGTCTTTGCAAGAACTGCAGCAACTCATCGCTGCACTACTTGAATTTATGGCCGTTTGCAAGCGTGCTATTCGGGTACACTTTAGATTGATTGGAGAGGAAGGCCAAGATTTCGTGCTATTCGGGTGCACTACTGCTTTTGAATGGATTTCAGTCCCTCACTGCAGTGTTATCTCATTACATCCCCGCCATTCTTGCTGA
- the LOC18097308 gene encoding kunitz type trypsin inhibitor 111, with product MTSIGTTLSFVWLTMAICSLAQPADDQSPPVLDTSGQPLETGVEYYILPGITDVAGGLTLVNRNGIRCPFYVGQEPLASAEPNGTSVIFTPYTSGETIIRESRDLSVQFQALTICIQSTAWRVGEEDPETGRRFIVTAGDKSYFRIDNNGGVYNFSWCPTESCPNCARPRCGSAGILIEDDKRLLALDGPAFPFVFTRA from the coding sequence ATGACAAGTATCGGAACTACATTAAGCTTCGTTTGGCTAACCATGGCCATATGTAGTTTAGCTCAGCCAGCCGATGACCAGAGCCCTCCAGTGCTCGACACCAGCGGTCAGCCTCTTGAAACCGGTGTTGAATACTACATACTTCCTGGTATAACTGATGTTGCAGGTGGTTTAACCTTAGTCAACCGGAACGGAATTAGGTGCCCTTTTTACGTTGGCCAGGAACCCCTGGCAAGTGCTGAACCAAATGGCACTTCAGTCATCTTCACTCCATACACTTCTGGAGAGACCATCATCAGGGAATCCAGGGACTTGAGTGTGCAATTCCAAGCATTAACTATTTGTATCCAGTCTACTGCCTGGAGGGTAGGGGAGGAGGATCCAGAAACAGGAAGGCGATTTATCGTGACAGCAGGAGACAAATCATACTTCAGGATTGACAATAATGGAGGCGTCTACAATTTCTCATGGTGTCCTACTGAATCCTGTCCAAATTGTGCTAGGCCAAGGTGTGGATCTGCTGGCATTTTGATAGAGGATGACAAAAGATTGCTAGCCTTGGATGGTCCTGCATTTCCTTTTGTATTTACCAGGGCCTAA
- the LOC18097310 gene encoding RCC1 domain-containing protein RUG3, mitochondrial codes for MTKTMLPRCLIRQRLTLNRHFSSLSNTTKVPVLYKSPQINESNHNDTITLQLFSWGRGASGQLGGGIEEIRLYPAPVANLQLPPSSFTLSPTPGQLVDNNNKKGVTEVGISCGLFHSAILADGHFWMWGKGDGGRLGFGHENPAFLPTLNPFLDSVRSIALGGVHSAAITSLGHIFTWGYGGFGALGHSVYHRELFPRLVEGSWDGKIRCISTSGTHTAAVTESGEVYTWGREEGDGRLGLGPGRGPNEGGGLSIPCKVKTLPVPVATVYCGGFFTMVLTEEGQIWNWGANSNYELGRGDKVGGWRPKPIPSLEDARIIQIAGGGYHCLALTDEGKVLSWGFGGHGQLGHSSIQSQKIPAVIDALADQCVIYIACGGSSSAAITDKGKLYMWGNAKDSQLGIPGLPEVQSCPVEVKFLMEDDGLGQHSVLSVSVGASHAMCLVLRSS; via the exons ATGACGAAGACGATGTTGCCTAGATGTCTTATTCGGCAACGCCTCACTCTCAACCGCCACTTCTCCTCCCTGTCCAACACAACCAAAGTGCCTGTCCTCTACAAGAGCCCGCAAATCAACGAATCAAACCACAACGATACCATAACTCTCCAGCTCTTTTCATGGGGCAGAGGCGCCTCTGGTCAACTTGGTGGCGGCATCGAAGAAATAAGGCTTTACCCAGCTCCAGTGGCCAACCTTCAGCTACCGCCTTCCTCCTTCACTCTTTCTCCAACCCCAGGCCAACTTGTtgacaataacaacaaaaagggAGTGACTGAGGTGGGCATTTCTTGTGGGCTGTTCCATTCTGCAATTCTTGCTGATGGTCATTTTTGGATGTGGGGAAAAGGAGATGGAGGCCGTCTTGGCTTTGGACACGAGAATCCTGCTTTTCTACCTACTTTGAACCCTTTTTTGGATTCCGTTCGCTCTATTGCTTTGGGCGGCGTTCATTCTGCTGCAATCACTTCCCTTGGCCACATTTTTACCTG GGGCTATGGCGGTTTCGGTGCATTGGGACACTCTGTTTATCATAGAGAACTCTTCCCTAGACTGGTGGAAGGCTCCTGGGATGGAAAGATACGCTGTATTTCCACTAGTGGCACACATACCGCTGCTGTCACTGAATCAG GGGAAGTTTATACTTGGGGTCGAGAGGAAGGGGATGGTCGATTGGGCCTCGGCCCTGGCCGGGGTCCAAATGAAGGGGGTGGACTTAGTATACCCTGCAAAGTAAAAACATTGCCCGTGCCTGTGGCTACTGTGTATTGTGGTGGATTTTTCACAATGGTGCTGACAGAGGAGGGGCAGATTTGGAACTGGGGAG CAAACTCAAACTATGAGCTTGGAAGAGGTGATAAGGTCGGTGGTTGGAGACCGAAACCAATTCCTAGCCTTGAAGATGCTCGTATCATTCAGATAGCAGGTGGTGGATATCACTGTCTTGCCTTGACTG ATGAAGGTAAAGTACTTTCGTGGGGGTTTGGTGGACATGGTCAGCTGGGCCATTCTTCAATTCAAAGTCAGAAAATACCGGCAGTGATTGATGCTTTGGCTGATCAGTGTGTCATTTATATCGCCTGTGGAGGTTCATCTTCGGCAGCTATAACTG ATAAAGGGAAGCTGTACATGTGGGGAAATGCCAAAGATTCTCAATTGGGAATACCTGGCTTGCCTGAGGTTCAATCATGCCCAGTCGAAGTCAAGTTTCTAATGGAGGATGATGGATTGGGACAGCACAGTGTGCTTTCGGTTTCAGTTGGCGCATCTCATGCAATGTGTTTGGTTTTGAGGTCAAGTTAA